The DNA segment CGCGGATGTAGCCTTCAGCCTGAAGGACATCCAGAACGCGTGCGCGCAGCTTGGAAGCCGGCGTGGAAACGCTCGACTTGCGGCGGGCAGCACCGTTGCGGATACGTGTGAGCATATCGCCCAGCGGATCAGTCATTGCCATGTACCCGTCTCCTTACCAGCTCGACTTAACAATGCCCGGCACCTTGCCGAAATTGCCAAGTTCACGAAGCGCAATACGCGACATCTTGAGTTTGCGATAATATGCGCGCGGACGACCTGTCACTTCGCAACGGTTGCGAACGCGGGTCTTGGAGCCGTCACGCGGGAGGCTGGCCAGCTTCAGAGTAGCCTTGAAACGCTCTTCGATCGGAAGAGACTGGTTCATGATGGTGGCCTTCAGGGCTGCGCGCTTGGACGCATCCTGGGCAACCGACTTACGGCGGCGATTGTTCTTTTCAATTGCGCTCGTCTTCGCCATTCAACTTAATCCTTCTGCTTGTCGTTACGGCTTACTGGCGAAACGGGAAGTTGAACTCTGTGAGCAGAGCGCGTGCTTCGTCGTCGTTCGTTGCCGTCGTGCAAACGATGATGTCCATGCCCCACATCTGATCAACCTTGTCGTAGTTGATCTCCGGGAACACAATGTGTTCCTTGACACCCATGGCGAAGTTGCCACGGCCGTCAAAGCTCTTCGGATTCAGGCCGCGGAAATCTCGAACGCGCGGCAGCGCGATGTTGATCAGGCGGTCCAGGAATTCGTACATGCGAACGCCGCGCAGGGTAACCTTTGCGCCGATCGGCATGCCTTCGCGCAGCTTGAAGCCGGCGATGGAGGTGCGGGCCTTGGTGATGACCGGCTTCTGGCCGGCAATCGCTGCGAGGTCTGCTGCAGCAACCGTTGGCTTCTTCGAGTCAGCCGTCGATTCACCAACACCCATGTTGATCACGATCTTGTCGAGGCGCGGGATCTGCATGACGTTTGCGTAGGAGAACTTCTCCTGCATCGCCTTGGAGATACGCTCGACATATTCGGTCTTGAGCCGCGGCTCATACTTCTTGGTGTCAGCCATCGATCGACACTCCCGAACGCTTTGCAACGCGAACCTTCTTGTCGCCATCGATCTTGAAACCGACGCGGGTCGGCTTGCCGTCCTGCGGATCGGCGATCGCGAGATTCGACAGATGAATCGACGCTTCCTTGTTGATGATACCGGCTTCCTGGGCCTGGGTCTGGCGCTGGTGACGCTTCACCATGTTCACGCCACGCACAACGGCCCGGTCTTCCTTCGGCAGAACCTGGAGAACTTCTCCGGAACGGCCCTTGTCCTTGCCGGTCAATACGACGACTTTGTCGCCCTTGCGAATCTTTTGCATCTCAATCGCTCCTTACAGTACTTCTGGAGCCAGCGAGATGATCTTCATGTGGTTCTTGGCGCGAAGTTCGCGCGGAACCGGTCCGAAGATACGGGTGCCGATCGGCTCTTTCTTGTTGTCGATAAGAACAGCTGCGTTGTTATCGAACCGGATGACGCTGCCGTCGGGACGACGGATGTCCTTGGCTGTGCGAACGACAACCGCCTTCATCACATCACCCTTCTTGACGCGGCCGCGCGGAATAGCTTCCTTGATCGAAACGACGATAATGTCGCCGACCGAAGCGTACTTGCGCTTGGAGCCGCCCAGCACCTTGATGCACATGACACGACGTGCGCCGGAATTATCCGCCACGTCGAGGTTTGTTTGCATCTGAATCATGTCAGGTCGCCTTCTTGTTGTGACCGGACCGGTTGGGCCAACCTCATCAGATTGAGGGCCCCCTGTTCCAGCTTCTAAATTTCTGTTCTCGCGCGGGATCGATCGTTGCCAGGGTGGTTTCCTGAAACAGGACCTTCCGTGCGCTCAAAGCAAAAGAACGCTCGTAGTCGAGCGTCCTTGCGCTGCTTCATACAGATTTTCGCAGCCGACGCAAGGGCCGGATGCGAAACTCTTAAGAATTAGGCCTGAACGGTAACCACTGTCCAGGTCTTGTCCTTGGAAATCGGCGCGCATTCCTCGATGGAAACCTGATCGCCGACCTTGTACTGGTTGTTCTCGTCATGCGCCTTGTACTTCTTGGACCGGCGAACGGTCTTCTGGAAGATCGGGTGCGCGAAACGACGTTCGACACGGACCACGACGGTCTTATCGTTCTTGTCGCTGACGACTGTGCCCTGCAGAATGCGTTTTGGCATATTCTTAGTTCCTTAAGCCTTGGCTTCTGCCGCCTTCTGGCGGGCAATGGTTTTGACGCGCGCAATATCCTTGCGGACTTCATTGATGCGCGACGACTTTTCGAGCTGGCCTGTGGCCTTCTGGAAGCGCAGGTTGAACTGCTCTTTCTTCAGCTTGGCAAGCTCTTCGTTGAGCTGATCGGCGCTGAGCGCGCGGACGGTATCGGCTTTCATTGGGCTTTACTCCTTACTCTGCAATGCGCTGAACGAAGCGCGTCTTGACAGAGAGTTTCGCAGCACCAAGGCGAAGCGCCTCACGGGCGAGTTCTTCGCTGACGCCGTCGATTTCGAACATCATTCGGCCGGGCTTGACCTTGCAAGCCCAATATTCAACCGAACCCTTACCTTTACCCATGCGGACTTCGGTCGGCTTTGCCGTGACCGGTACGTCTGGGAATACGCGGATCCATACGCGGCCGGCACGTTTCATGTGACGGGTGATCGCGCGGCGGGCCGCTTCGATCTCGCGTGCGTTTACGCGGTTCGGCTCCTGAGACTTCAGGCCGAATTCACCGAAAGCAAGGTCGGAACCGCCCTTGGCAACGCCCTTGATGCGTCCCTTGAACTGCTTGCGGTACTTAGTGCGCTTTGGCTGCAACATTTTTTTAATTCTCCGATATTAGCTGCCAGGAACGACTGTTACGCGTTTTCGCGACGACGGTTGTTGCTGCTGGGGCCCTGGGCATCTGCCTCGGACGAACGACGCTCGGAAGCCATCGGATCGTGTTCGAGGATTTCGCCCTTAAAGATCCAGACCTTGATGCCGCAGATACCGAAAGCGGTCTTGGCTTCAGCCACACCGTAGTCGATGTCGGCGCGAAGCGTGTGCAACGGCACGCGGCCTTCACGATACCATTCGGTACGCGCGATTTCAGCACCGCCGAGACGGCCACCGCAGGTGATCTTGATGCCTTCGGCGCCAAGACGCATTGCGGACTGAACGGCACGCTTCATCGCACGGCGGAAAGCCACGCGGCGTTCGAGCTGCTGAGCGATCGACTGGGCGACGAGCGTCGAGTCAACTTCCGGCTTGCGCACTTCAACGATGTTGAGGTGCGTTTCCGACTTGGTCATCTCGCCGATCTTCTTGCGCAGCTTTTCGATGTCTGCGCCCTTCTTGCCGATGATCAGGCCCGGGCGAGCCGAGTGGATCGTGACGCGGCACTTCTTGTGCGGACGCTCGATGACCACCTTGGCGATACCGGCCTGCTTCAGCTCTTCCATAACGTAGGCACGGATCTTCAGGTCTTCGTGAAGAAGCTGACCGTATTCTGCGTTGTCGGCGAACCAACGGCTATCCCAGGTACGGTTGATGCCGAGGCGGAAGCCAACTGGATTGATCTTCTGACCCATTATGCGGCCTCCCCTTTAGCTTCGACTTCGCGAACAACGATCGTCAGATGCGCGAAAGGCTTTTCGATACGCGATGCACGGCCACGGCCACGAGCGTGGAAACGCTTCATGACGATGGACTTGCCAACGTAAGCTTCGGCAACGATCAGGCTGTCGACGTCGAGATCGTGGTTGTTTTCTGCGTTAGCGATCGCAGATTCCAACGTCTTCTTGACAGTGTCCGAGATCCGCTTACGCGAGAACTCGAGTTCGGCCAGAGCCCGGTCGACCTTCTTGCCGCGGATCATCGCAGCTACCAGGTTGAGCTTCTGGGGGCTGACGCGGATCGTGCGCGCGATTGCCTGCGCCTCGTTATCCTTCAGCCGGCGTTCGGCTTTTGCCTTGCCCATAATTACTTCCTCTTTGCCTTCTTGTCCGCACCGTGACCGTAATAGGTCCGGGTCGGAGAGAATTCACCGAACTTGTGGCCGATCATGTCTTCGTTGACACTGACCGGAACATGCTTGCTGCCATTGTAGACGCCGAACGTGAGACCGACGAACTGCGGCAGGATCGTGGAGCGACGGCTCCACATCTTGATCACTTCGTTGCGGCCGCCTTCACGAACCTTCTCAGCCTTCTTGAGAAGATAGCCGTCAACAAACGGACCTTTCCATACTGAACGAGTCATTGGAGACTTCCTCTCTTACTTCTTACGCTGATGACGCGAGCGCATGATGAACTTGTCGGTCGACTTGTTCGAGCGCGTACGCTTGCCCTTGGTGGGCTTACCCCATGGCGAAACTGGATGACGGCCACCCGAGGTGCGGCCTTCACCACCGCCGTGCGGATGGTCAACAGGGTTCATGACGACGCCGCGAACGTGCGGACGCTTGCCACGCCAAACCGAACGACCGGCCTTGCCGTCGTTGATGTTGCCGTGATCGGGATTGGAGACTGCACCGACCGTTGCAAGGCAGGAGCCGTGCACCAGGCGCTGTTCGCCAGACGACAGGCGAAGGATCGCCATGCCCTGGTCGCGGCCAACCAGCTGAACGTAGGCGCCAGCAGAGCGAGCGATCTGACCGCCCTTGCCCGGCTTCATCTCGACGTTGTGAACGATCGAACCAACCGGCATGTACTGAAGCGGCATGGTGTTGCCCGGCTTCACGTCAACCTGCTTTTCCGAAGCGATCACCTTGTCGCCGGCAGCAAGGCGCTGCGGAGCGATGATATAGGCTTGTTCGCCGTCCGCATAGTCGATCAGCGCGATGAACGCCGTGCGGTTCGGGTCGTATTCGAGGCGTGCAACCGTGCCTTCGACGTCGAACTTGCGACGCTTGAAGTCGATCAGACGGTAGGTACGCTTGTGACCACCGCCCTGGAAACGCACAGTGATGCGGCCAGTGTTGTTACGTCCGCCCTTGGAGGACAGGCCTTCGGTCAGCGACTTGACCGGCTTGCCCTTGTGCAGGCCGGACCGGTCGACGATGACCAGCTGGCGCTGGCTCGGGGTGGTCGGATTGAAACTTTTCAATGCCATTGTTCTATTCCTCAGAGTCCGGTGGAGACGTCGATGGTCTGACCGTCAGCGAGCGTGACGATAGCCTTCTTGACGTCCTTTTGCCGGCCCGCGAAGCCGCGGAAGCGCTTCAGCTTGCCCTTGCGGACCAGCGTGTTCACAGCCGTAACCTTGACGCCGAACAGTGCTTCGATCGCAGCCTTGATTTCAGGCTTCGACGCACCCTTGGCGACGTTGAAGATGACCTGGTTCTGTTCAGAAACCAGCGACGACTTTTCGGTGATCGACGGAGCGAGGATCACATCATAGTGGCGAAGGTCAGTCATTTGAACCGCTCCTCAAGAGCTTCAACTGCTGCTTTGGACAGGACGAGCTTGCCGCGGCGCAGAATGTCATAAACGTTGATGCCCTGCACCGGCAGAACGTCCACATTCGGGATGTTCTGAGCTGCGAGCTTGAAATTGCTGTCGAGTTCGGCGCCGCCGATGAACAGCACGTTGGTCAGGCCGAGCGTTGCGAATGCGCCGGTCAGCACCTTCGTCTTGGCTTCGGTTGCAACCAGGCTGTCAACGATGATCAGCTCTTCGGCACGCAGCTTGGCAGACAGCGCATGGCGCAGGCCGAGAGCACGTACCTTCTTGGGCAGGTCATGGGCGTGGCTGCGAACAACCGGGCCGTGAGCCTTACCACCGCCGCGGAACTGCGGAGCACGAGCCGAATGGTGACGAGCGCGGCCCGTACCCTTCTGCTTGAACATCTTGGCGCCGGTGCGTGCGATTTCTGCACGACCCTTGGCCTTGTGCGTACCCTGCTGCTTCTTGGCAAGCTGCCAGCGAACGACGCGGGCAATGATATCTTCGCGCGGCTCGAGGCCGAAAATCGCGTCGGACAGGGAAACCTTACCGGCCTCTTTGCCCTCGAGTGTGGTGACGTTGAGATCCATGATCTGGCCCCCTTACTTGGCTGCGCGCACAGCGGCAGGACGCGGAGCGTCAGCCGGAGTGCCGGACTTGATGGCGTCGCGAACGACGATCCATGCGCCCTTGGAGCCGGGTACGGCGCCCTTGACGAGGATCAGACCGCGGTCTTCATCGGTGGAGACCACTTCCAGGTTCTGGGTGGTGATGCGTGTCTGACCCATGTGGCCAGCCATGCGCTTACCCTTCCAGACGCGGCCCGGATCCTGGTTGGAACCAGTCGAACCATGCGAACGGTGCGAGACGGACACGCCGTGCGTTGCACGCAGACCGCCGAAGTTATGGCGCTTCATGGCACCGGCAAAACCCTTACCGGCAGATGTACCGGTAACGTCGACCAGCTGGCCGGCGACGAAATGGTTTGCAGTGAGCTCAGCGCCGACGTCGATCAGATTGTCCGACGAAACGCGGAATTCAACTACCTTGGCCTTCGGCTCTACGCTGGCGGCAGCGAACTGGCCACGCAACGGCTTGCTCGTGTTCTTGACTTTAGCCTGGCCAGCACCGAGCTGAACTGCGGTGTAGCCATTCTTGTCTTCTGTGCGATGGGCAACAACTTGTACGTTTTCCATCCGCAATACTGTAACTGGGATGTGCTCACCAGCGTCGTTATAGACGCGGGTCATCCCAATCTTCTGTGCAATCACACCTGAACGCATTGGTTCATTCCTCTTAAGAGTTAGCCACGGAGAAGACCCCGTTGCATCTCTGGTTTAAGGTCTCCCCTCATCACCCGGCCCTATGGCCGCAAGATTGGGGTCGCCCGTTTTTGGAAGCCGTTGGACCGAAATCCACGTACCTTCCTTGTTTTTAAAGCTTGATTTCCACGTCTACGCCGGCAGCGAGGTCGAGCTTCATCAGCGCGTCAACAGTCTGGGGCGTAGGATCGACGATATCGAGAAGGCGCTTGTGGGTGCGCATCTCGAACTGTTCACGGCTCTTCTTATCGACGTGGGGCGAGCGGTTGACAGTAAACTTTTCAATCCGGGTAGGAAGCGGCACCGGACCACGAACCGAAGCGCCTGTGCGCTTGGCCGTCGAAACGATTTCCCGCGTGGAGGCATCAAGAATCCGGTGATCAAACGCCTTGAGGCGGATACGGATATTCTGGCCGTTCATTCGAGTTATCCTTGTTGTTGTTAGCGAATGCCACAGATGAGGCAGTTCGTTAGTCGTTTCCGGGTGCTGATGCTTCAAAGAGCCCAAAGAGCAAATCGCTCTCTGTCCGTTTCTGCAATTCGACCCGCCACATATACGGAATCGGCGTCCGACACAATGACCGAACGCCCACGAAAGCACGTTTTTTCGCGCTTCCGTCAATTCGAGAGGCATACACCTTCAGGTGCAGGCTTCGACCAGCAAATATTCAGGAAAGCGGCACACTAAGTGCCGCTTTCCAACCGAGTAAAACTTACTCGACGATCGAGGCTACGATACCAGCACCGACGGTACGGCCGCCTTCGCGGATCGCGAAGCGCAGCTTTTCTTCCATCGCGATCGGAACGATCAGCTCAACGGCAACGGTGACGTTGTCGCCAGGCATAACCATTTCCGTGCCTTCCGGAAGCGACACGATGCCGGTCACGTCCGTCGTGCGGAAGTAGAACTGCGGACGGTAGTTGGTGAAGAACGGTGTATGACGGCCGCCTTCTTCCTTCGTCAGGATGTAGGCTTCAGCCATGAACTTCTTGTGCGGCTTGACCGAACCCGGCTTGCACAGGATCTGGCCACGCTCAACGCCGTCACGGGTAACGCCGCGAACGAGAGCACCGATGTTGTCGCCGGCCTGGCCCTGATCGAGCAGCTTGCGGAACATTTCAACGCCGGTCACGGTCGTCTTGGATGTGGCGCGGATGCCGACGATTTCGACTTCTTCGCCAACCTTGACAATACCACGCTCGACGCGGCCGGTCACAACCGTACCACGGCCCGAGATCGAGAATACGTCTTCGATTGGCATCAGGAACGGCATGTTGATCGGACGCTCAGGCGTCGGGATGTAGGCGTCAACAGCAGCCATCAGCTCGCGGATCGCGTCTTCGCCGATCTTCTTGTCGGAATCTTCAAGTGCGGCCAGAGCCGAACCCTTGATGATCGGGATGTCGTCGCCCGGGAAGTCGTACATCGACAGCAGCTCGCGAACTTCCAGCTCAACGAGCTCGAGCAGTTCAGCGTCGTCAACCTGGTCGACCTTGTTCAAGAACACGACGATCGCCGGAACGCCAACCTGACGGGCAAGCAGGATGTGCTCGCGGGTCTG comes from the Pararhizobium qamdonense genome and includes:
- the rplV gene encoding 50S ribosomal protein L22 encodes the protein MGKAKAERRLKDNEAQAIARTIRVSPQKLNLVAAMIRGKKVDRALAELEFSRKRISDTVKKTLESAIANAENNHDLDVDSLIVAEAYVGKSIVMKRFHARGRGRASRIEKPFAHLTIVVREVEAKGEAA
- the rplN gene encoding 50S ribosomal protein L14 codes for the protein MIQMQTNLDVADNSGARRVMCIKVLGGSKRKYASVGDIIVVSIKEAIPRGRVKKGDVMKAVVVRTAKDIRRPDGSVIRFDNNAAVLIDNKKEPIGTRIFGPVPRELRAKNHMKIISLAPEVL
- the rplC gene encoding 50S ribosomal protein L3 yields the protein MRSGVIAQKIGMTRVYNDAGEHIPVTVLRMENVQVVAHRTEDKNGYTAVQLGAGQAKVKNTSKPLRGQFAAASVEPKAKVVEFRVSSDNLIDVGAELTANHFVAGQLVDVTGTSAGKGFAGAMKRHNFGGLRATHGVSVSHRSHGSTGSNQDPGRVWKGKRMAGHMGQTRITTQNLEVVSTDEDRGLILVKGAVPGSKGAWIVVRDAIKSGTPADAPRPAAVRAAK
- the rplX gene encoding 50S ribosomal protein L24, translating into MQKIRKGDKVVVLTGKDKGRSGEVLQVLPKEDRAVVRGVNMVKRHQRQTQAQEAGIINKEASIHLSNLAIADPQDGKPTRVGFKIDGDKKVRVAKRSGVSIDG
- the rplP gene encoding 50S ribosomal protein L16, giving the protein MLQPKRTKYRKQFKGRIKGVAKGGSDLAFGEFGLKSQEPNRVNAREIEAARRAITRHMKRAGRVWIRVFPDVPVTAKPTEVRMGKGKGSVEYWACKVKPGRMMFEIDGVSEELAREALRLGAAKLSVKTRFVQRIAE
- the rplE gene encoding 50S ribosomal protein L5, whose protein sequence is MADTKKYEPRLKTEYVERISKAMQEKFSYANVMQIPRLDKIVINMGVGESTADSKKPTVAAADLAAIAGQKPVITKARTSIAGFKLREGMPIGAKVTLRGVRMYEFLDRLINIALPRVRDFRGLNPKSFDGRGNFAMGVKEHIVFPEINYDKVDQMWGMDIIVCTTATNDDEARALLTEFNFPFRQ
- the rpsS gene encoding 30S ribosomal protein S19, producing MTRSVWKGPFVDGYLLKKAEKVREGGRNEVIKMWSRRSTILPQFVGLTFGVYNGSKHVPVSVNEDMIGHKFGEFSPTRTYYGHGADKKAKRK
- a CDS encoding 50S ribosomal protein L23, producing the protein MTDLRHYDVILAPSITEKSSLVSEQNQVIFNVAKGASKPEIKAAIEALFGVKVTAVNTLVRKGKLKRFRGFAGRQKDVKKAIVTLADGQTIDVSTGL
- the tuf gene encoding elongation factor Tu: MAKSKFERNKPHVNIGTIGHVDHGKTSLTAAITKYFGEYKAYDQIDAAPEEKARGITISTAHVEYETPARHYAHVDCPGHADYVKNMITGAAQMDGAILVCSAADGPMPQTREHILLARQVGVPAIVVFLNKVDQVDDAELLELVELEVRELLSMYDFPGDDIPIIKGSALAALEDSDKKIGEDAIRELMAAVDAYIPTPERPINMPFLMPIEDVFSISGRGTVVTGRVERGIVKVGEEVEIVGIRATSKTTVTGVEMFRKLLDQGQAGDNIGALVRGVTRDGVERGQILCKPGSVKPHKKFMAEAYILTKEEGGRHTPFFTNYRPQFYFRTTDVTGIVSLPEGTEMVMPGDNVTVAVELIVPIAMEEKLRFAIREGGRTVGAGIVASIVE
- the rplB gene encoding 50S ribosomal protein L2; translation: MALKSFNPTTPSQRQLVIVDRSGLHKGKPVKSLTEGLSSKGGRNNTGRITVRFQGGGHKRTYRLIDFKRRKFDVEGTVARLEYDPNRTAFIALIDYADGEQAYIIAPQRLAAGDKVIASEKQVDVKPGNTMPLQYMPVGSIVHNVEMKPGKGGQIARSAGAYVQLVGRDQGMAILRLSSGEQRLVHGSCLATVGAVSNPDHGNINDGKAGRSVWRGKRPHVRGVVMNPVDHPHGGGEGRTSGGRHPVSPWGKPTKGKRTRSNKSTDKFIMRSRHQRKK
- the rpmC gene encoding 50S ribosomal protein L29; the encoded protein is MKADTVRALSADQLNEELAKLKKEQFNLRFQKATGQLEKSSRINEVRKDIARVKTIARQKAAEAKA
- the rpsQ gene encoding 30S ribosomal protein S17 codes for the protein MPKRILQGTVVSDKNDKTVVVRVERRFAHPIFQKTVRRSKKYKAHDENNQYKVGDQVSIEECAPISKDKTWTVVTVQA
- the rpsC gene encoding 30S ribosomal protein S3 gives rise to the protein MGQKINPVGFRLGINRTWDSRWFADNAEYGQLLHEDLKIRAYVMEELKQAGIAKVVIERPHKKCRVTIHSARPGLIIGKKGADIEKLRKKIGEMTKSETHLNIVEVRKPEVDSTLVAQSIAQQLERRVAFRRAMKRAVQSAMRLGAEGIKITCGGRLGGAEIARTEWYREGRVPLHTLRADIDYGVAEAKTAFGICGIKVWIFKGEILEHDPMASERRSSEADAQGPSSNNRRRENA
- the rpsN gene encoding 30S ribosomal protein S14, whose translation is MAKTSAIEKNNRRRKSVAQDASKRAALKATIMNQSLPIEERFKATLKLASLPRDGSKTRVRNRCEVTGRPRAYYRKLKMSRIALRELGNFGKVPGIVKSSW
- the rplD gene encoding 50S ribosomal protein L4 — encoded protein: MDLNVTTLEGKEAGKVSLSDAIFGLEPREDIIARVVRWQLAKKQQGTHKAKGRAEIARTGAKMFKQKGTGRARHHSARAPQFRGGGKAHGPVVRSHAHDLPKKVRALGLRHALSAKLRAEELIIVDSLVATEAKTKVLTGAFATLGLTNVLFIGGAELDSNFKLAAQNIPNVDVLPVQGINVYDILRRGKLVLSKAAVEALEERFK
- the rpsJ gene encoding 30S ribosomal protein S10, whose protein sequence is MNGQNIRIRLKAFDHRILDASTREIVSTAKRTGASVRGPVPLPTRIEKFTVNRSPHVDKKSREQFEMRTHKRLLDIVDPTPQTVDALMKLDLAAGVDVEIKL